The sequence CATCGCTCAGGCAGGCATTCGAGCGAGAGCCACTGATATGGAACGCGAGAATGTCGCCATCATCATTTAAAAAATTCACGTACTCAGCCGCTTCGCTAAAGGTTTTGTAAGTGTTTAAGGAGCGCCCTATAACGGTCTCTTTACCGGGTAAGTGAGAGATCCGCAACACAACAATAGCGGGTAAATCTACTGGCTCATTTGTCCGTTTTAAATTATCCATGAGCTGCCGCTGCAGCTGCCGACCGCCCAGCACTTTTTCGCTGTCACTCAGCCAGAAACCGGCGTCTTTAAAAGCCGTTGGCAACCCCTCGCTAAACGGCATAAGCCCGGCGACTTTAGGCAGCCACTTGGTGCCATCTTTATGAACAAATAGCGCATTCGATAATGCGTTACCGAACTGCTCTTCCAGGTTACTATCGTCACTTGGGACAACACACAGTTTGCGCTCAGACCGCTCCTCCAGTTGATACGGTTTCAACTTTGACAGCGCCAGCTTATCAACCTTAACCTCATTAACCATCGGTAGCGCAAGTTTTTGCAGCTCTGCAAAAGTACTCATACGATGCCGATCATAAGTTATCGTGAGTGCATAAGCTTGCACTGGATACCCCGCCTGCTTCAATGCAAACAGAGAAGGCAACCAACCGTCTTCGTTGCTTAAATCAGTGACCGGAATAAGGTATTCATGCCAACGCTTATTGAGCGGCAAACTCAACCGGAAAAAGCACAACTGACGCCGACTTTGTTTACGTTCTAGTTTTAACGCATCGCGCTCTTGCCTAACCCAAGGCAATGCCATGAGTTGAGATAATGCGTTTGGGGCATGTTTTTGCCAGCTGTTCAGTAGCGTTCGGTTCGCCTCGCTCGCCAGCGCACAACAGGTTGGCTTATTGTCAGCTAGTACCAATTTAAGCCCACTGTACGCATTTGCCCAAAGCGCTTCATAAGCACGGGCTTTTACTCGCTGCAAACTGTGATCAATATTAACTTTATAACGGTGCTTATATTGACCAATGAGCTCATCAATAAAGATGCGAAATGCCTTGTTATTGTCAGTTTCTAATCGCTTGAGCCGCAAATACACGTATGGCTCACTATTCTCGATGGCTACCACCCGGTATTGGACGCTGGGTTCACCACTAATAACGAAATTCTCGGCGAGGCCGGAAAAGCGAACATCGAGCTGAGCGAACAGTAACGACTTTACTTGCTCATCTGACTCCACCTTAAGCTGTAAACCATTGGTTGATATATCCACGGTACTTGCCTTGAACAATTGCCCGTCGGCCAACGTAAAAGACACCGGCGACACAAAGTTCATGCGCTCTTCGCGGCGCGCGTAGGGGTGTCCGGCAATAAAGCTGTCTAAAGACGTTGCCGGCGCATTAACAGTACCTGTCTCATTGTATTGATTTTTCAATGCCAGAATTTGTTGCTTTGTATCTTCGGTGAAAACGCCTTTATACGCTTTAAGACCCTGTTCAAACAGTTGCTGTGCGCGATTGTGAAAATAGTGCGTGCGACCCTGAAAGGGGTAAGGGAACACGTCATACGGAACTTTTTTACGTAAGTCGACAACGCCTAGTGCCGGTTTCGCTAATTCGGTAATCGCCATTTTCACTTTCAGCTTTTCAGGTCCGCTGAGGTGTTTTGTTTTGCGCTTAAATACAGACTCAAACTGCGAGCGATGGTACTCTGTTTTTAACTCGTCAACGAGTGTCTGCAAGGCGGCATCGAGGGTCATTGTGGCTACGTTTGTCGTGGTTATTTAAGTTGTGGATACATTTTATTTACATTAACGCTAAGGGGTTGATCATGCAAACGCTTTTACTCGGCTACGGAGACATCGCACAACGTACCGCACGTTTGTTGGCGGCAGAAGGTCATCGTGTCACCGGACTTTGCCGCCACCCCGACAACAAGCCCGTTATTGAGGGGGTGCAGCTTGTTGCTGGTAACTACGATAACGAGCAGGACTTACGGCATTTATTCGATACTCAATGGGACGCTGTTGTTGTTACTCTGACGCCTTCTGCCTCAGGCTCACAACGCTACCACGATGGCTATGTCGTGCCTTGCAGACACTTGCAGCAAGTGCTGGCACATAGCGCTCAAGAGCCTTACGTTATTTATGTGTCCAGTACTGGTGTTTATGCTCAGGAAAATGGTGAGTGGATAGATGAAACCAGTGAAACAGCTCCGACATCAGAATCTGGCAAAGCGTTGTTACAGGCTGAGTCGTTAATCGATTCGCTGCCGAGCCAAACCACGATATTGCGTTGCAGCGGTATTTACGGAGAAGGTCGGGACTATTTATTAAAACAATTGATTGCCGGTAACATGAGTTTACGTGACAGCTGGACGAACCGAATTCATCAAGATGATGTCGCCGGGTTTATTCATGCGTTATTAACCGATATTGAAAACTCACAGCCGCTTTACCTTGTCAGTGATAATAAACCCGTTAAACAGTACGAAATGTACCAATGGTTAGCGCAGCAA comes from Idiomarina sp. X4 and encodes:
- a CDS encoding PilZ domain-containing protein → MTLDAALQTLVDELKTEYHRSQFESVFKRKTKHLSGPEKLKVKMAITELAKPALGVVDLRKKVPYDVFPYPFQGRTHYFHNRAQQLFEQGLKAYKGVFTEDTKQQILALKNQYNETGTVNAPATSLDSFIAGHPYARREERMNFVSPVSFTLADGQLFKASTVDISTNGLQLKVESDEQVKSLLFAQLDVRFSGLAENFVISGEPSVQYRVVAIENSEPYVYLRLKRLETDNNKAFRIFIDELIGQYKHRYKVNIDHSLQRVKARAYEALWANAYSGLKLVLADNKPTCCALASEANRTLLNSWQKHAPNALSQLMALPWVRQERDALKLERKQSRRQLCFFRLSLPLNKRWHEYLIPVTDLSNEDGWLPSLFALKQAGYPVQAYALTITYDRHRMSTFAELQKLALPMVNEVKVDKLALSKLKPYQLEERSERKLCVVPSDDSNLEEQFGNALSNALFVHKDGTKWLPKVAGLMPFSEGLPTAFKDAGFWLSDSEKVLGGRQLQRQLMDNLKRTNEPVDLPAIVVLRISHLPGKETVIGRSLNTYKTFSEAAEYVNFLNDDGDILAFHISGSRSNACLSDAVRGELSYISRYLPHRASEFEAEFLQCKAVLTVSDVTESVIALAALVKQPNNMLQQAN
- a CDS encoding SDR family oxidoreductase gives rise to the protein MQTLLLGYGDIAQRTARLLAAEGHRVTGLCRHPDNKPVIEGVQLVAGNYDNEQDLRHLFDTQWDAVVVTLTPSASGSQRYHDGYVVPCRHLQQVLAHSAQEPYVIYVSSTGVYAQENGEWIDETSETAPTSESGKALLQAESLIDSLPSQTTILRCSGIYGEGRDYLLKQLIAGNMSLRDSWTNRIHQDDVAGFIHALLTDIENSQPLYLVSDNKPVKQYEMYQWLAQQLNVSITSDVEPGPGPRGSKRCDNSRLHNSGYTLKYPTFVEGYEAFIDSWSK